A genome region from Fodinibius salicampi includes the following:
- a CDS encoding aspartate aminotransferase family protein, with product MNAQQITEKYHLPVYNRFPLTLVKGQGTKVWDEDGNQYLDALAGIAVNSLGHCHPKVVKAVQKQSAELMHISNFYYSKSQAELLQLLTEISGMSHGFLCNSGGEAMEATLKAARLFGTQNHKKGPIITVKNAFHGRTVATISMGMDKYTKGYDPLLEGFYEVDFNDIYALKANFNDQTLGVVLETVQGSGGLQIASPKFIQEIRNLCDQHNALFIVDEVQTGMARTGRMFSFEHYEIQPDIIAVAKAMGGGFPIGGMLCQSKVAQSMYYGAHGSTYGGNPLACAASLAAIKTILDENLSEAAKEKGVFLRQKIRNLTQDLPSVKDIRGKGLMIGVELAFEGRPVVTAMMEQGVLSNCTSGNVIRLIPPLIISEEELDTLAHVLAHSIKKTAPDITN from the coding sequence ATGAATGCCCAACAGATCACGGAGAAATATCACCTACCCGTCTACAATCGATTTCCACTTACCCTGGTGAAAGGTCAAGGTACAAAGGTCTGGGATGAGGACGGAAATCAGTACCTCGATGCCCTGGCTGGCATCGCTGTAAACAGCTTGGGACACTGCCACCCCAAGGTGGTTAAAGCCGTCCAAAAACAGTCCGCTGAGTTAATGCATATTTCAAATTTTTATTACAGTAAATCGCAGGCGGAACTACTGCAACTGCTTACTGAAATATCCGGGATGAGTCACGGTTTTCTCTGTAACAGTGGAGGTGAAGCGATGGAAGCTACTCTTAAGGCAGCAAGGCTATTTGGAACCCAAAATCACAAAAAAGGACCGATTATAACGGTAAAAAACGCTTTCCATGGCCGTACAGTAGCTACAATATCCATGGGCATGGATAAGTATACTAAAGGATATGATCCCCTCTTAGAAGGCTTTTATGAGGTCGATTTTAATGATATTTACGCATTAAAAGCCAATTTTAATGATCAAACTCTGGGAGTGGTCTTGGAAACCGTACAGGGTTCAGGAGGATTACAGATCGCCTCCCCAAAATTTATACAGGAAATTAGAAATCTTTGCGATCAGCACAATGCCCTGTTTATTGTGGATGAAGTACAGACCGGAATGGCCCGCACGGGACGGATGTTTAGCTTTGAGCACTATGAAATACAGCCCGATATTATTGCGGTAGCTAAGGCCATGGGCGGAGGCTTTCCCATCGGCGGTATGCTTTGCCAGTCAAAAGTTGCTCAGTCCATGTACTATGGAGCCCACGGCAGTACCTATGGAGGAAATCCCCTGGCCTGTGCTGCTTCCCTTGCTGCTATTAAGACTATCCTCGATGAAAATCTCTCGGAGGCAGCAAAAGAAAAAGGTGTATTCCTAAGACAGAAAATTCGTAATCTTACTCAAGATCTTCCATCGGTGAAGGATATTCGGGGTAAAGGACTCATGATTGGTGTGGAGCTCGCCTTTGAAGGGCGTCCGGTAGTAACTGCAATGATGGAACAGGGAGTTCTCTCGAACTGTACCAGTGGTAATGTAATTAGACTGATTCCTCCCCTGATTATCAGTGAAGAAGAACTGGATACTCTGGCCCATGTGCTTGCCCACTCCATTAAAAAAACAGCTCCGGATATAACAAATTGA